The Lycium barbarum isolate Lr01 chromosome 12, ASM1917538v2, whole genome shotgun sequence genome includes a region encoding these proteins:
- the LOC132622727 gene encoding uncharacterized protein LOC132622727 has translation MVNLVEAQRPLLYWLMKMAGIKPHSIEIEPGTIMNFWVPSETIQKPKKNKKLTTTTPLSNNQCAISPESTTKPDPNKPVVVLVHGFAGEGIVTWQFQVGALTKNYSVYVPDLLFFGGSVTDSPDRSPGFQAECLAKGLRKLGIEKCVVVGFSYGGMVAFKMAEMFPDLVEALVVSGSILAMTDSISTTTLSGLGFSSSSELLLPTSVKGCKALLKVAAYKKLWFPDRLHRDFLEVMFNNRKERGELLEGLVVSNKETTIPNFPQRIHLLWGENDQIFNLELAQNMKDQLGDKTTFHGIEKAGHLVHLERPCVYNKCLKQFFTSLHAEKVQK, from the exons ATGGTGAACTTAGTAGAAGCACAAAGGCCTTTGTTATATTGGCTAATGAAAATGGCTGGAATAAAACCTCATAGTATAGAAATAGAACCTGGCACTATAATGAACTTTTGGGTCCCTTCTGAAACCATACAAAAaccaaagaaaaacaaaaaactcACCACCACAACACCTTTGTCCAACAACCAATGCGCCATTTCACCCGAATCCACCACTAAACCCGACCCGAACAAACCCGTAGTCGTACTCGTCCACGGCTTTGCCGGCGAAGGAATAGTTACGTGGCAATTCCAAGTAGGTGCATTAACTAAAAACTACTCCGTTTATGTACCTGACTTACTTTTCTTTGGCGGGTCAGTTACGGATAGTCCGGACAGGTCACCGGGTTTTCAAGCTGAGTGTTTGGCTAAAGGGTTAAGGAAATTGGGTATAGAAAAATGTGTTGTGGTTGGGTTTAGTTATGGTGGGATGGTTGCGTTTAAGATGGCTGAAATGTTTCCTGATCTAGTTGAGGCTTTAGTTGTGTCTGGTTCTATATTGGCGATGACTGATTCGATTAGCACAACGACGCTTAGTGGTTTGGGGTTTTCTTCTTCTTCGGAGCTGTTGTTGCCTACTTCTGTTAAGGGTTGTAAGGCACTTTTAAAAGTAGCTGCTTATAAGAAGCTTTGGTTCCCTGATCGCCTTCACAGGGACTTTCTTGAG GTAATGTTCAACAACAGAAAGGAAAGAGGGGAACTGCTAGAAGGATTGGTGGTGAGCAACAAAGAAACAACCATTCCAAATTTTCCACAG AGAATACATCTCCTCTGGGGTGAGAATGACCAAATTTTCAATTTGGAGCTTGCTCAGAACATGAAAGA TCAACTAGGTGACAAGACTACATTTCATGGCATAGAGAAGGCAGGCCATCTGGTTCACCTAGAACGACCTTGTGTTTACAACAAGTGTCTCAAGCAGTTCTTTACTTCCCTGCATGCAGAAAAAGTCCAGAAGTGA